The Helicobacter colisuis genome segment AGATTTTTTCAAGAACATTTTGTATTGTATTTTTTTGTATATCCATTGGAACATACTAATTGTTCGCATAATAACGCTTTTTCCACTACCGCTCTTGCCAACAAAAAGCGTAAAAGGCATTATGTTGATATTAGCCTCTTTAATGGGACCTAAGTTTTTAATGATTAACTCTTGTTTTCTCATATATTTATATTTAATAATCTTTCCTAAATGAAACTAAAAAAATATATTATATATAATGCAATATTACATTCTTATTAATAGATATTTGTAGATTATTCCACCCCAAAGGCTTCTTAGCCTTTGGGGTTTGTTAGAATTAATTAAAAGTAGAATCCTGTGCTTATATAAAGTCTATCTCTTCTTTTTCCATCTGCTGCATATTTATGCACAGCTTTAGCTAAATCCATTTTAATATAAAAATAATTAGCCATAAGATAAAGCAGTTCTAATCCTGCTGCATCCACAAAGACATCATTTTTATCTCCCCTTCCTGCCATATTGATTGAATTATTTTGATAGTCTTCATTCCAACCATAAGCAAATTCATAAAAGGGTGTAAGATAAAAATTAGGGCTTATGAGATTTGTTCGCAATCCAAATGTAGCTAAAATCATACTATCGGCTTCTCCAAATCCATTAGGATAAGCTCTAACCCCATAAGGTCCTCCTAGGGATGTAGTTTCACTAGAATCTAATTGATAATCCCCTAATGTTTTTTGCAAATTAAGATTAATAATTTGTGTTAAACTATCATTAAAATAATAGGAGTTATTTAAAGTGGCATTAAACTTCCAAAAATCTCCCATAGCAGGGCTTGATTCTAAAAGTGAGCTTCTAGGCTTCACTTCTCCATAAGTTATTCTTGCATTGTAGCTTAGAATATTATTGGGAATTAAACCAAAGGTTCCTTCAGTCCCTAAATAAAAGGCATCACTTTCCTTATTAAAATTAATTCCAAAGCTTCCATAAATATCTTCAAGCTTTCTATAAACATAACCTCCAGTAAGGTATAGGGAATTAGTGGTGTTAATAAAAAGCGGATAGGCTAAATCCACTCCTAAATCTAAAGAATTTCCATAGGCATCTAAATCCTTATATTCTCCCCCTAATTCATAATTGCTTCTAAGCACTCTAGGAGAGATTTTAAGATTCCCTAAAAAGGTATTATAGGTTACTCCATAACTCTTTTGCATTTCATCAGAAAGTTGTGCAAAGTAATTAAGAGAATCCCCATATCCTAAGAGATTATTTAAAGCACCACTCACACCAGCTCTATAGACACCAGAACCTTTGCTTCCATAATTGTCAAAGAAAAGCATCGCATTGGCTTTTTTAGAATCTTCTATTGTAATAATCACATCTGTAGTTTCATACTCATTCCCAGCAGTCAAACTTCCACTTGCTTTAATTCCTGACATTTCATTGATTTTATAAATCACATCTTCTAATTCTTTAGTTCTTAAAATCTTTCCTTGGAGTGATTCTTTTAGCTTAGAGCTAATAGCACTCTCTTTTAGATGCTTAGAATAATTTTTAACTTGATATTCTCCTAGTTTGCCTAGCATAATATTAACTTGGATTGAATCTGTGATTTCTTGTTGAGGGATATAGGCAGTTGCTGAGGGGTAACCATGGTATTGAAAATAATAAGAAACGATATTAGCAATTTCTTGTAAGATTTCCACGCTTAAATCCGATCTTTTTAGGGCAACAATAGATTCACTAAGCCATACTTCATTAATTCCAATATCTTCTAAAGTGAGTGTTTTTCCATCTTCTTTGGTATCCACAAAGAATTTATATTTAAAGCGAAACTCTTCATCACTTGGCACCACTAATCCCTCTTTATCTAAGGCTTCTTTAGAATCTTTTTGCAAAGAATCTTGTTTATTCTTTCTAATATCTAAAGGGGATTGTTTATTTTTTAGAGTATTTTGAATGTTTTTGTTTTGAGGGATATTTTTATAAGGAGAAATTTCCATCATTTGCTCTAAAGCTTCTGTGTTTTCTTTGTTTTGTTGCGAGAGCGCTCCTGTTAAAAGACAAGAGGCTAGAATGATGCTTTTTAAAAAAGGTTTTTCCATAAGTTTCCTTTGTTTTATGTTTTTATTTTGCTTTAGGCAATTGGGCAATATAAGCACTCACTGCTTCAATATCAGAAGGGGTAAATTTCCAATTTTTCATATTAGCATACATAATCATTTTAGCTCCTCCATTATCTGCCATCCCTGCGGCATAGCCTTCAAGTTGCTCTATAACATAGGCTTTATCTAAACCTCCAATTTTGATATTGCCCTTGCTTCCTGGAGCCACTCTCTCTCCATTGACACCATGACAAGCAATACATTTTTTATAAAGTGCTTCTCCCTTTTGAATTAGGGCATCATTAGCCATACATACTCCCACACATAATCCTAAACCTACTAATATTTTTTTCATTTTTTATCCTTTCATTTAAAATTTTATTTGTGTTGTTGATTTTTAATCACTTTAGATTTCTCCATAAATCACTCTTCCTTCATTGCCTAAAGATAAAGTTAGAGGGATAACCCTTAGGTTTTCTTGTTTGAGTTGAGGAATCTTTTTGTAATCAAGTGTTTTTGGATTTTTAGAAATCCTCTCTAAGAGTTGATTTAATTGAGCTTCATTCATAGTATTACCATTAATATCACTAAAACCATTTTGGCTTGAAATTAATGCAACTTTACTTCCTTTTTTAGGAGCTTTCTCTCCCTTTTTTAAAAGTAGAGTAATTTGGGATTCGCTAGAGAGATTAATAGGTGTCTCTAAACTTTCAACAAGCGGTTTATCTTGATTATTAGAATGATAAATTAAACTATAATGTTCAAAGTTATTAACTACTCTAGCCCTTAAGGGTTGCTCTAAAATTAAATGGTTATCCTCTGTAAGTTGCGCTAAAGAAGGTGCAGGCAGCGTGATAATATCCGCTTTATTATTTGTATAGCTTGGAACCCTAATCACACTTCCGCTTAGTGCATTTAAAAGCGTTTGCTTATGAATAGAAACATTTCCACCAATATAGAGCGTATTGTCATAAGAGAGTGCTAGATTACTATTGGCATCAGGAATTGCACTTGCTGCAATATAGATAAAATCCTTTTCTTTATCATAAGCTCCAATTTCTAAATCTTGAATACTTAAGAGATTATGATATGCACTCTTACCCGCTCCACCTATTAAAATCAATCCTGAACCCATAGCAATTTTATCTGTGTTAAAGCCTACATTATTAAAAATCATTTGATTATTTTTAGATTCTTCCTCCCCACGAATACCATAAACATTAAGCATAGAAGTTGCCCAATAATTACTTGCCTTAAAGAGATTATTTACTGCAAGATTGACTGCTCTAATATACACACTACTTTCTTTATCAGCTCCCTCTCCAGAGGATTGTGCTTCTACATTGTGATAAAAGATTTGATTATTTTCTACACTCATAGCCTCTACCCCAGAGCGGATATCCTTTCTCCCAAAGACATTATTTAAGCTAATCTTATTGTGCTTGGCATACTCTGGATAATGAATAGAACCTTCAAAGTTTTCTTGTGTGGTTGCATAAACAAATAAGGGTAAGGAAACTTGAGAATCTTTAAAATCAATCACATTAGAATTTGCCTCTCCTGCTAGAGTTCTTCCAGCAATAATATTTACTCTATCATTAGGATTTTTTGTGCCATCAATAATAGTTAGATTATTTCTAATTTTAATAGTATTGTGACTTGCACCCTCACTTGCAAAAGCTCCATAAAATCCAAAGGCATTTTGTCTGAAATAAGAATTACTCACTTGCAAAGGAGATTTTAAAGCAACATCTAAAACATTGGCATTTGCCTTTCCATTTAGTGTATATCCTGCAAAAAATTCATATATTCCTTGCACTTTTACATTCTTATCCATTCTTCCAATAGAGGGGACATTTTTTAGGGCAATATAATTTTCATTAGCATTCCCGCGAGTTGTTTTCCCGCCAAAGAATTCTCCTAAAAAGATAGCATCATAAAAAAGAGGAGGGTTTCCATCTACTCTTAAGCCCAAAAGGAATTCATCAATGACTAAGGTATTTTTAATGGCATGGTGTGCCTTTTTGCCATCTCCATCAATAAAGGCTCCGGTAATATGAGCAGAAGCAAAGGAAGAATACAAGCCACTTGGAGCATGAATCATTAACTCTACCCCATTGAGATTAAGCTTATTTTCTCTTACATTTCCATTATAAGCCAATCCCCCAACAAGATGAGTGATTCTCTCATCAAAGACAAATTTTCCCATTTCATTTTTATAAAAAGGTGCGGTGTGAATATCAACCCTAGAACCACTTTTAGCAGACAAAGAATTCCCTATAGCATCTCCTAAAATAGCAATCCCTCCTACAACATAGGGAGCACCATTTAATTTTAGGCTATAGGTGTTTTCCACTCCCATATTAATATAACTTCCTTTTTGAAGCTCTAGGGCATTATTTTTTGCATTTCCCTCCTTAGCAACCCCTGCTGCTATAATATAATTAATCTTGCTTTCTATTTCTTTCTTAGGTGGATTTTTAGTTTTTATATGCGTTGGTTTTAGAAAAACAACTGAACTTAATTCTGCTTCTTTAATGAGCAATTTATTGTTAATACAATCGCCTTTTAGAGAATTCCCTGCTACTAAAAAAGGAAGAATTTGTATGGAGTGCAAATTTTTGTTTTGGGAATTAGCAGTGTGTGTTCCTTGCACTTCTAAGATTTCTTGCAAAGATTGATTGGGGGTTAAAATATTAAGTTTAGATTCTTGCAAAGATTGATTAGGATTTTTAGGATTAAAAACCTCTAGAGTGATTCCACTAACTAATCCTGCTTTTGAGACACCATAATAGTTAGTTCCATTGATTTCTTTAAAAGTTTGACTTTTAGAATCCCAAACCTCTTGGTTAGAAAACTGATGACTTGGAGTTTGAAAGGTTTGGTTATTGACTTTATCTGCCTGCGTGGCTGCCAATAAAGTCTGACTTAATGCTAAACTTACACCAAGGAAGCTTAACATTATTTTATTGCTTAAAAAGCACTGCCGCATAATTTTCTCCTTAAGGAATCTATGAAATTAAATTAGATTTTTGAAATTCTTTTATGTTAATAAGGCATTAAAAAGAGAATTAAACTTATTACAAAGGATAATGATAAAGAAAGGGATTCTTTATCATCCTTTTTAAGCAGTTTTACTAAAATGCCGCTACACAAGGGTTATTAGTTTTTGCATTATCACTGACAATGCAAGCTCTTCCTAATTCCCTTTCATCTTTTATAATAACATCTTCTTTTTCTTGTGCTGGGAGAGTGATAACAGAGTTTTTAGAAGAGAGCAATGATTCTCTAGAGAGATTTGTAGGCAAGTTATTATCTACATCCACTTTGTTTGCACCATCTCCAGAGTTTGGTAGATTTCCTGGAACTTCTGGAAGTTGCACATTGAAACCAGAATTAAATTCTCCTAAATCTAAACTATTGGGTTTATCTATACCTCCTAATAGAGGTTTATCATTTTGTGAGGGAATATTAGTATTGGATTTCGGACCTAAAAGGTCTAATGTTCCATTAAAGGTAAATCCACCCTTACTCATTCCTTCATAGTTGGTTTTATTTCCTAAAGAGTATTTCTTTTTAACTTCATCTCCTTGTGTAGTTAATTCTGTATGTGTTTCTGTAAAATCATAGTTTTTATTAGAGATTACATTAAAAGCCTCATTGAGTGCATTGATTTTATTTTCTAGGACTGCATATTCTCCTTTAATAGTGTTGTTTTTATTTTGGTAAGCTTCTGCAGATTCTTTAACGCTATTATGAGCATTTATTAGTGCTTTATATTTTTCTGTTAGTGCTTTATAAGCATTTAGAGTATCCTCATAAGTAACACTTCCATTATTGTAATCCTTTAGCATAGCATCATAATCTGCTAATTGAGCATTAAAGACTTTGAGATTATCTTGAAAAGCATTATAAGAAGTATCAAAAACATTTTTAAATTCAGAATCATCTGTGTCATAAGAAGCCAAAAGTTTTTTATACTCTTCTAATAAAGCTTCATAAATATTGATTGCTTCTTTGAGTTCTCTTTCACTTAAATCTACTTTATTGTTGTAATCCTTAATACTTTCTTGAACTTCTTTGAATTCTGCAATGATATTAGGAATCTCTTTTACCTTCTCAATTAAGTATGTGTGTTTGTCCATAGAAATGTTATAGGTATCTTTAGTATCTTTATACCAAGTTTCAAAAAGACTTTTTAATCCATCTGTTTCACCCTTATTAAATTCTGCATAGAATTCTAGAGATTGTTTAATGGATTGTTTAATGGATTCTTTTAGGGTTTCATCTTGTATGTTTTCTAAGAGATAAGAGAGAATTGTTGCATAATCTTTACTCAATGCTCCAAAATTAGTCCAATCATCAAGATT includes the following:
- a CDS encoding ShlB/FhaC/HecB family hemolysin secretion/activation protein yields the protein MEKPFLKSIILASCLLTGALSQQNKENTEALEQMMEISPYKNIPQNKNIQNTLKNKQSPLDIRKNKQDSLQKDSKEALDKEGLVVPSDEEFRFKYKFFVDTKEDGKTLTLEDIGINEVWLSESIVALKRSDLSVEILQEIANIVSYYFQYHGYPSATAYIPQQEITDSIQVNIMLGKLGEYQVKNYSKHLKESAISSKLKESLQGKILRTKELEDVIYKINEMSGIKASGSLTAGNEYETTDVIITIEDSKKANAMLFFDNYGSKGSGVYRAGVSGALNNLLGYGDSLNYFAQLSDEMQKSYGVTYNTFLGNLKISPRVLRSNYELGGEYKDLDAYGNSLDLGVDLAYPLFINTTNSLYLTGGYVYRKLEDIYGSFGINFNKESDAFYLGTEGTFGLIPNNILSYNARITYGEVKPRSSLLESSPAMGDFWKFNATLNNSYYFNDSLTQIINLNLQKTLGDYQLDSSETTSLGGPYGVRAYPNGFGEADSMILATFGLRTNLISPNFYLTPFYEFAYGWNEDYQNNSINMAGRGDKNDVFVDAAGLELLYLMANYFYIKMDLAKAVHKYAADGKRRDRLYISTGFYF
- a CDS encoding c-type cytochrome — translated: MKKILVGLGLCVGVCMANDALIQKGEALYKKCIACHGVNGERVAPGSKGNIKIGGLDKAYVIEQLEGYAAGMADNGGAKMIMYANMKNWKFTPSDIEAVSAYIAQLPKAK